GATTATTACAATAAATTTCGAGATTATGAAGAAATGGGCATTGAGGAATATTGGATTCTTGATTACGCAGCATTAGGGCCGAGAAAGTTGCTTGGTAGTCCTAAGCAACCGACATTGTTTGTCTGTAATTTAGAGGATGGAGAGTATCAGATGAATCCATTTAGGGAAAATACTTCTATTATTTCTCCAACCTTTCCCCTGTTTAAATTATCGGCGCAACAGATTTTTGCTCTTGCCTTGTAGACAAGCTTTAATATGAGCAGTTAAGGTTTTTTGCCCAGTAAACTTTAAAAAAATTAGTAAAATTTAACAATAGATAACAAGTTTTCAACTGTCAAGAAAATCTTAAGAATTACGTCAATCGCACCAAATGGGATTAAGGTTTTCTATAAATGCTGTAATTTAAGTATCACGATGAGTCGTTTAAGTTTCGGCTGATTAAACCTGTGGTGAACATTAGATTTTCTAATGTCCTGGGACATTTTAATCAGGTTAAAAGTTCACCAATTGTAGTGCCAGAACCAGGAGTTATGGATTGTTACATTGCTGTTACATTTGCTCCAGTTCAAGGATTTATCGAAAAATCCCGAAAACTGCGAGACCTTTATGGTGCATCATTAATCCTTTCCTATCTAACTTATAGATTAGTGAAAGAAGCTGAAAAAAGCTGTCAAGTTTTGTCGCCCGGTTTGATTAATATTCCAAAAGGAATGCCTAATCGAATCTTGTTAAGAGGAGAGTTTAGTGAACAACAAGCTAGGGATGCACTACTAACAGCATGGAAACAGATTTTGAACCAATGCCGAAGTTGGATTGAAGGTCAATTAGATCAATATACTTATGATTGGGAAGAACAATGGCAACATTGGGGAAATTATAGCTGGGAAATTTTTCGGGGTGAAGGTGAAAGCCCAAAAACTGCGATGGAAGATTTGGAGGAACAAAAGCTGTCTCGGAATTGGATTGCTTTAAACTGGGTTGGTGAAAGTTCTAGTTTGACAGGAACCGATGCGATCGCTCACCCTGGATTAGGTTGTAAAATCCTAGACCCCAGAAAAGCATTATCTGCTTCTGAACGCCAAGCTATAAACCAGTTCTACACAGATTTATCCTTAGCTTTAGAAACTCATCCAGAAACCCAAGAAGAAGAAGATTTAGAAGAAGAAATCTTGCTAACTGCTGAAGCTTCAGACCCAGAAGTACAACCCGAAGGCAAATTTCTGTCTGATTCAGAACGCCTGAGCATTCCTGAATTAGTGAAGCGATTAGTCACTCGCAGTGATATTAGTCAATCGTTAGAAATGCCCTTTTTAGGAAGAAGTTTTAAGGATATTGTTCGCCGTCCTGAAGATAGCAACCCCAAATCAGATGGACAGTGGACAGGTTGGTTTATGGGAGATGGAGATAAAGTTGGAGATAAACTTAAAGAAATTGCTGAGGAAGACGGTGATCAAGGGCTTCAAGAATTTAGTAAAGCGATGCGGAAATGGGGAAAAAACTTTACAAGAGAGTTTGCTAAAAAGAAATTGGGGCGAATTATTTATGCAGGAGGAGATGATTTTTTAGGTGTTATTTATAGCCGTAACCCAAAACAACCAATTTCTCGTCAAACTGTTCTTGATTGGTTAATGGAACTTCCTCAAGAATGGGCTAAACATGAACAAGCAATTACGCTTAGTTTAGGGTTGGTTTGGGCAGCTTCTGGTGTTCCCCAACGAGATATTTTACAACATTGCCGTGAAGCTCAAGAACGCTCGAAAAATTTAGGACGCGATCGCGTTACTATCCGAGTCGTTTTTAACAGTGGTCAATATGTGCAATGGACTTGCCCTTGGCACTATTTAAGAATTTTAAATCAATATCAAGATCGAGACAAAGGGCAAAATTGGAGCCATATTTATCAGGATTTAGCTTATCTCCGATCTCGCCATGTTATTGATTTAAGTTTAATTGAAGAGCAAGAAGATTTAATTGATGAAAGAATGGCTCTAGCTTTAGTTAAGATCTATTTTCAAAGTGAAGATGAATATTTATCTTTTGAACGAGAGGAAATAGTCGGCAAAGATTCCTCCTTAGAACTGATCTTCTGGATTAATGACTTAATTGAGGTAGGATGGCAACTGTGTTCCTAAATCAAATAATTTTATAGATAGATAACTCATTCAACTTTTGCGTTCAGGTACTTAGGATGACTGAAGAAAAAAAATGCCCTAGATTTCAATATCTGATTACAGTTACGCCTTTAGGATTAATGTATGGAAGCGCAGGCGGTTTTCTTTCTCCTGAAAATTTAGTGGGACTTTCTCGTTCTAAATTCCCCCCCGAAGCTGCTACTTTATCAGGGCTTATCTTTAGTGCTAGCCGAGAAAAAAATCAAAACAAAAGTGCCTTGAAAAAAACAGAGCTTCAAAAACAACTTCGGGATAACTTGTATGTAGCTGGGCCGTTTTGGGCTAAGTTAGATGCTCCTGAATATTTTTATGTCCCAATTCCTTGGACAAAAATTATTTCTGATGACGGTTGTGATGAATGGTTTATTGACAACCAGAAATGGCATCGACAAAACCCTGATCTTGAACCCGAATATCAATGGCAAACAATTAATAGTTGGGATGATCCTCCTAATCTCATTTTAAAAAATGATAATGCAGCGAAACCACCTTGGAAATTTATTCCAATGCTGCACCCCGATTTAGAAACGAATCAGCGTCATGTTAAAGATGAAGATGGTTTATTTCTTGAATATGCTGTTCAAATGCCAGATGACACTTGCATTGTTTATTTATCCACTGAATTTTTAGAATCAGGATGGTATCGTTTTGGAGGAGAAAACCATGTTGTAGAAATTAACTCTATTGAAGTAGCAGAAAATGATATATTTTTTCAACCTTTTCGAGATCCAATTCAAAAAGCATTTGCTTTAATCACTCCGGCGGTTTGGGGATCTACCCGTTTTTCCTACCGTTATCCGCAATCAAATTTTCCGATTTCTAAAATGCTTACGGATAAACCTATTCCCTATCGCTATCGAACTGGAGATGGCAAAGGAGAAGGTCAGGGACGGTTAGGGAGAGGACGCTATGCTGTACCTCCTGGGAGTGTTTATGTCTTAGATAAACCTCTCAATCAAACTTGGTGGAACTGGGACGAAAGCTGGTTTCCTCAAGAAGGTTATAGTCTTCGCCGTGTTGGGTGCGGTTTAAGTTTACCATTAACAATTCAAGGAGTAACTGATGTATAACAAAGCTCTTGGCATTATTAAAACTTTAGCTCCTCTTCATGTGGGTGCAACCGCAGGGGAAGAAAGCGGAAATCTGAATCTAATTTTTCGAGATCAATTTACGCAAACGGGGATCGTTCCAGGGAGTTCAATTCGGGGTCGTTTACGCAGTGAAATGAGACCGATTTCGACTGTTGA
The sequence above is a segment of the Planktothrix tepida PCC 9214 genome. Coding sequences within it:
- a CDS encoding Cas10/Cmr2 second palm domain-containing protein, encoding MDCYIAVTFAPVQGFIEKSRKLRDLYGASLILSYLTYRLVKEAEKSCQVLSPGLINIPKGMPNRILLRGEFSEQQARDALLTAWKQILNQCRSWIEGQLDQYTYDWEEQWQHWGNYSWEIFRGEGESPKTAMEDLEEQKLSRNWIALNWVGESSSLTGTDAIAHPGLGCKILDPRKALSASERQAINQFYTDLSLALETHPETQEEEDLEEEILLTAEASDPEVQPEGKFLSDSERLSIPELVKRLVTRSDISQSLEMPFLGRSFKDIVRRPEDSNPKSDGQWTGWFMGDGDKVGDKLKEIAEEDGDQGLQEFSKAMRKWGKNFTREFAKKKLGRIIYAGGDDFLGVIYSRNPKQPISRQTVLDWLMELPQEWAKHEQAITLSLGLVWAASGVPQRDILQHCREAQERSKNLGRDRVTIRVVFNSGQYVQWTCPWHYLRILNQYQDRDKGQNWSHIYQDLAYLRSRHVIDLSLIEEQEDLIDERMALALVKIYFQSEDEYLSFEREEIVGKDSSLELIFWINDLIEVGWQLCS
- a CDS encoding CRISPR-associated protein, which encodes MTEEKKCPRFQYLITVTPLGLMYGSAGGFLSPENLVGLSRSKFPPEAATLSGLIFSASREKNQNKSALKKTELQKQLRDNLYVAGPFWAKLDAPEYFYVPIPWTKIISDDGCDEWFIDNQKWHRQNPDLEPEYQWQTINSWDDPPNLILKNDNAAKPPWKFIPMLHPDLETNQRHVKDEDGLFLEYAVQMPDDTCIVYLSTEFLESGWYRFGGENHVVEINSIEVAENDIFFQPFRDPIQKAFALITPAVWGSTRFSYRYPQSNFPISKMLTDKPIPYRYRTGDGKGEGQGRLGRGRYAVPPGSVYVLDKPLNQTWWNWDESWFPQEGYSLRRVGCGLSLPLTIQGVTDV